TCTCCTCCGCCCGGGGCAGGAGGTCTGGAGGAATTGAACGTCGATCAGGTCCTCTCATCGGGACGAGACGGCAGCGAACGACACTTCGCCGAAACACGCCTCGTCTCCGACCTCAGGAGGTGACTGACCACCGTTTTTGCGAGCCCTCTGTCCTTTGGCAAGGACCGTCTGAAGTCCATGCCGCCGTCCAGTCCACGGTGGGTGGTCGAGCGTGGAGGAGAGTGTTGTGACGAAAGACCAGTACACGATGCAGGACCCCACCAAGCAATACCCCGGCCCCACGCCGGAGATGGCCCAGACGCAATCAGGCCCCGGGCTGGAGCAGCAGATGCCCATCAAGCCCGACGCCGGCGAGCAGACCTACCGTGGCAGTGGCCGCCTCACGGGCCGCAAGGCCATCGTCACCGGGGCCGACTCCGGCATCGGCCGCGCCGTCGCCATCGCCTTTGCCCGTGAGGGCGCCGACATCGTCATGTCCTACATGCCCGAAGAGGAACCCGACGCCCGCGAGGTCATCGGGCTCATCGAGCAGGCCGGGCGCAAGGCCATTCCCTTTCCCGGCGACGTCAAGAGCGAGGCCTATTGCCAGCAGCTCGTGGAGACGGCGGTGCGGGAACTCGGCGGGCTGGACATCCTCGCCAACATCGCGGGCAAGCAGCAGTTCGTCACCGACCTCGGCGAGCTGACGACCGAACAGTTTGACGAGACCTACAAGACGAACGTGTACGCGATGTTCTGGCTGTGCAAGGCCGCGCTGGCCCACATGCCGCCCGGTTCAACGATCATCAACACGTCGTCGCAGGAGG
This sequence is a window from Deinococcus aestuarii. Protein-coding genes within it:
- a CDS encoding SDR family oxidoreductase yields the protein MTKDQYTMQDPTKQYPGPTPEMAQTQSGPGLEQQMPIKPDAGEQTYRGSGRLTGRKAIVTGADSGIGRAVAIAFAREGADIVMSYMPEEEPDAREVIGLIEQAGRKAIPFPGDVKSEAYCQQLVETAVRELGGLDILANIAGKQQFVTDLGELTTEQFDETYKTNVYAMFWLCKAALAHMPPGSTIINTSSQEAYKPSPILVDYASTKWAINGFSKALAQQVAQKGIRVNVVAPGPVWTPLQVAGGQPPEKLKEFGSQSPMGRPAQPAEMAPLYVFLASPESSYVNGETLAATGGTPTP